GAGGATGCTACGATCTGGTTTGCCGCGGTGGCAACCGATACTGCGGGGGGGATTCCGTAAAAAATCAAAAGCGGCGTGATCAGAAATCCGCCGCCAACGCCGAACAATCCGGACAAAAATCCGACGCCGCCGCCAAGCCCCAATATCAGAAAAATGTTTACCGACATCTCGGCAATAGGCAGATAGATTTGCATTGCGGGCGGGCATCAGCGTTTGATTGATTCTGGAAAATCAGTCTAACATATTGTGCAAATGCAACAATCGCCAATTCACGGATTGGCGATGATTATCCCGATTTTTATAAGGTTTTTCATGTCGTTTACTCCAGAAGACCCTTTCGACCTTGTTCTTGATGCCCGTGGACTGATTTGTCCGATGCCAGTGCTGAAGGCAAAGAAGGCGTTGCGCGATGTGCCGGTAGGCGGCGTTCTAAAGGTTTTGGCGACTGATCCGGGATCGGTTGCAGATATGAAATCCTTTTGCGATATGACAGGAAACCGCCTGTTGTCATCGACACAGGAAAATGATGTGTTTATCTATCATATCGAGAATCTGGCCGCGAAATAACCACAAGAACCGCGCCCGCCACGTCCGGAAATGAAAGTTGCCGCCATGTCCGCCTCATCATCACCCCTGCAATGGGTTCATTGTGCCTTTGACGATATGACGCCGCGTCTGGTCCATGACCTTTTTCAATTACGGCAACAGATTTTCATCATCGAACAGGAATGTCTTTTTCCCGATATCGATGGATTGGACCCGATTTGTCAGCATGTTCTGGGGTTGCTTGATGGCAGGGTGGTGGCAGCCGCGCGCATTGTGGCACCGGGTATTGACCCCGATCATTCCGCACAGGGGCAACATCCAGCAATCGGGCGTGTCGTTGCCAGCCCGGATTTGCGCGGACAGGGGATCGGCCGTAAACTGATGTTGCAGGCCATTGCATCCTGCGAAGACAGCTTTGCGGGTAAGGGCATTTTTCTAAATGCCCAGCTGTATCTTAAAAACTTCTACGAGGGGCTTGGCTTCATCCAGTTCGGTGAGGCGTTCTATGAAGATGGCATCGCCCACATATCAATGCTGCGTTCGGCCTGATCGCGGGCGGTATGGCCGGTATGGCCGGTACGGTTTAGCGCAGGCCGACCGTTGCCATACCGGTAAAGAATTCAAGCTGCCACTTCATGTCTTCTTCGCTCAAGGGATATGCCTCGCCACGGGGATTAAGCGTCTGACCGGGCGGAACATGACCGAGTTTGACCTGAATTTTAACGGCCAGTTCGGCCGAAAGGCCGGCCTTCCATGCCAACGACACAACCCCCTTGGCCGAATGGGTATTCAGGACCTTGCTTACCGCTTCTGGCGGAATTCCGGCAAGTACGGCCAAGGCGGCACGTGCCAGTTTGACATCATTGGCGGCCAATGCCTTGGCAACTTCCTTATCGGTGAGTTTGCCTTTGCTATGCAGGGCCAAGGCCTTTTCGTAGGAGGATTCTTCTTCCTCTTCGCCTGCTGCGCCGTCTTTACCGTCTGCCTTGGCAGCGACTTTCTTTTCGGCCTCTTTTTGCTTGGCCTTGCGGGTTTCAACCTGGATTTCGTCGCGTTTGTCAAATTCGCCTGACGAAATGCGGCGATTGACCACTTCACGCACGGCTTCCAGCTGTTCCTTTTTCAGATCTTTACGACGTTCAAGCACACTGATGAGGCTTTCGGCAACAAATCGCGCCAGTTTCCCGGCCGCTGTTGGTGGCAGTTGCGGGCGTTCAACCAATGGCTTGTGCCATTCGGGATAATCCGGGGCACGATCAATCAGCTGATCAAGCGTCTCTTCGCGGATTTGAGCCGATTTATTGCCCAGAAGGTGCGAAATCGCGTCCTTATCGCTACTTGCCGCAATCGCATCAGCCAGTTTTTCGCCGACATTGCGTCTGCGCGAAATAAAGCTTAGCGATCCGCGCCCGGTGCTGCCTTCGATGATTTCAAGCAGGTCCGTTTCGGTCAGAACCGGCGAATATTGCAGGACTGGTCCGCACACGACACTTTCCGTATCGCGTGCCAATTGCTGAATGATCGGCTGCGGTGCGTTGGCGATATCCTTGAGCGTTTCGGAAATCACCTGACGGACATGGACGGCCTGATCACGGGCAAGCTTGTCCAGCGCCTCGTAGGTCATGCGGCGCAGCTTGTCCGACTCGTTAGGGGTCAGTCCGGCTGACAGATTGGCAATCTTTTCGGCCAGACTGCCACGAACGCTGTCATCCTTGTCGTCGGTCAGCAGGACGTCGGCTTGTACCGGGGTTGCCTGGTTTGCTGCAATATGACGCCGCACCTGGGAATCCGCATCACTTGCAAGATAGTACAGGATTTCGGGTTTGGTATCGTGACGCTGGGCCAGTACCCCGCGCACATTTGCATCCGGGCTGGCTGCCATATCCTTGGCTTCATCATACGTGATCGGGGTTTCCCGACGTTTGGTGAAGACCCTCTGCAAAAAGCCCTTCATAGGGGTGTCTCCTGGTTTTCTATTTTTGCCGGTTCATCCGATCCGGGAGGGGCGGCAATACCGAAACTGCCTTTGCCGTGTTTTTTCACCTGATACATGGTCTGATCGGCGCGAAGCACAAGTTGTTCAAGCGGTTCTTTGGATGCGGCATCGCGTACCGCAATACCGACCGAAATACCAAGCGGGCGATCTTTGGCACCGGAAAACGACGATAAGGCTGCGCTTTTTTCCAGAAGGATGCGTGCGCGCTTCGCCGCGGTTTCCATATCGGCCCCATCCAGCCAGACGACAAATTCATCGCCGCCAAGACGCGCGACCAAGTCAACCGGGCGGGTGTTGTCCAGAAGAATGCGGGTTAGTGCCAGAATGGCCTCGTCGCCGGTCTGATGCCCGTGCACATCGTTGACCAGCTTGAAATTATCCATATCAACATACATCAGTGCCGCGGGCATGTTGTCATGCAGCAGTCGGGCATGGCGACGACCGAGTTCGTCGAAAAAGGCACGCCGGTTCAATAGCCCGGTCAGACCATCGGTCCGCGACAGGGTGACGATCCGGTCATGCTGTGCGGCCTGTTCGATTGCAATGCCGATCTGATCGGAAACCTCGGACATGATGGCGCGTTCGCCGTCATTCGGGACGGGGTGATCGGCATTGAAGATAAATATCACTGCACCATTCACCCGCTGATGATAGTGGGAGTGATGAGCAAGAACGCGATAGTTTTCGATTTCTGCTTCGAAAACGTCTTCGTTTTCGTCAAGCTGTTTCAAGGCCTGATTGGCAATCGGGTCAATGTCTTCGGGGCCGTGACAGGCGACCATTTCGATCTCGTCGGTGTCTTCGTTGCGGCGAAAAATCGCGCATCCCGCACAGGCCAGCGCGCGCGCGCTGGCATCGGCCGCCCCTTTCAGGACAAGGGTCGGATCTATTTCATCGCGCATGGTTCGCACGATATAGGTCATCAGCCGGTCACGGTTTCGCGCGGTGGCGACTTCGCTTTCTCGGCGGCGCTGTTCGGTAATGTCATGGGCAAGCCCGCGCGTGCCGGTCCAACGGCCATCACGCGTGTAAACCGGGGTCGAGGAAACGGCCAGACAGGCGGCATTACCATTGGCCCGTTTAAGCCAGATCGGCACATCCCGAACGGCCTTTTGGCTGCGAAATACGATTTCGCTGTCCTGATCGGCGGTATCAAGCAGGAAATCAAGAGGTGAGCGTCCGACAAGCTGTTCGGCCTTGTAGCCAAGTGCGCCGCGCGGCGAGACGAAAATGAATTTGCCGGTATCGTCGGTTTCCCATGCGAAGGCAGAGGATACTTCGACAATGTCACGGTAACGCTGGCGCGAATCAATCAAGGCCTCGCGCAGGTTACGATCCATACTGACATCACGTGGCAGTAGCAAAACACGGTCATCCGTCATTGGCAGGGCCGTCAGTTCAAGCGTTGCTGTGCCCTCTTGAACTTCGAAAGTCAGCAGTTCTAAAACCCCGCCGGGTGTTGTGATCGCGCGTAAGACCAGTTTGTTGATTTCGGGGAATAGGCCGTCACGAATGCCTTCGGCGAAGCTTCGGGCATTTTTGTTGGCAAACAGGGGCGTTCCGTTCTTGTCCATGACCAGAACGGGGGCCTCTGCATCGGCCATGGTCTGTGGATCAAGGATGAAAACCTGTTCGGACGTCACATCGGTATGGTCAGACATTGCCTTCTCAGCATCCTTGTGGTGCCGGTTCATTTTCCGCCTCCGGTCGCATCGGCGGTTTGCGTGGTATTTGATGATCCGGTATTCACACTGGCAAGCGTTACAGGCGCGCCAAGATGATATCCTTGACCGTAATCAATGCCCAGATCGCGAACCAGTTCGAAGCTGGCCTGATCATAGATCATTTCTGCAATTGTATGGATGCCAAGATCCCGGCAAAGCAAGGCCGTGGCCTTGATAAAAGCGCGGCCTTTGGGTTTGGCCAGAGCGGTTCGCATGGCACCGCCATCAAATTTGATGATGTCGACGTCAAGCGCGCTCAGATATTCGAAATTGGCGGCCCCGGCCCCGAAATCGTCAAGGCAGACAAGGTGCCCGCGTGCGCGCAGGCGCTGCAGACCATCATTCACGTCGCGCAATCCGCGAATGCGCGACGTTTCTGTCACCTCGAACATGATTTTTGCCGGATCGATATCATAGCGATCCAGAATTTGTTCAAGTGCTGGCAGAAAATCCTGCTGTTCAAGCGAGTGGCCGGATAAATTAACTGCAACAGAATGAGTTACGCGTTCAGGTTCAAGCGTGACGTGATCCAGCACCTTCTGACACATTGCCAGATCGAATTCGGTAATCAATCCGGTGCCTTCGGCAAAATGAATGATCTGATCAACCGCAAGGGCGCTGCCGCCGTGATGGAACCGCGCCAATGCTTCGTAATGGTGCATCTCAAGGCTTTCGAGATGCACGATCGGTTGCAGCGCGACGGCAAAGGATCCGTTCTGCACAATTTCGCGAAATGCCCGAACCGATTTCAGGGTTTCCTGAATAAGATGCGGCAAGCTTGCTGAAAGGCGTTCGGCCGATACATCCGAATCACCGCGATGCTGCAGACGATTAAGCGCATATGCAACAGCACGTGTCAGATTGGTTTCTCTTTCACCATTTTCTATCGGTTGGCGGACATTCTGTGTGAGGCGGTGAAACCCGCTGGCAAGGTCATAGTCACGGCCAAACAGATCATTGTTGGTGAGTGTCGAAGCACCCGACGTGCCAGAACCGCCCGTGGCAAGGTTCAGATTTTTGAAAGGATCGGGGGCGTTTGCCGCATCGCTGCAATCCGGATCGTCAAGATCGGCGCGTAATGCACTGGCATAGGCGACAATTCGGCGTTCCAGTTCGATCATCGGTTCGTCAACCAGATAACCGCCGTCTGGCTCATGGTTTTCGGGGCTTCGGCGGTTGCCGATGCCAATCCCGATCAGGCGCGCAAGTTCGTTGGTCGCATCGGTTTCTGCTTGACTGCGAAGGGCGGCGAGGTTTTCAAGAACCACAAGGGCTTCGCTATGGCTTGAGGCCATGCGTGCGGCGGTTTCGGCCTGCTGGTCGTTCTTGCCTGTTTTTGAGCTTACCGCAGACAACGTGTTTTGCAGGATCAGGCGATCAATGCCCGATCGTGCGCGCGGACGTATCGCGCGATGGCGGGCCGCAATAAAATAACGACCGATCGGTTCGGAAATCATATAGCCGCTAAGTGACAGGGGAACCGGATTGCCAAGGGCAATTCCATCATCCTCGATCAACTGAAAATCAAGATCGAGTTCTTCAAGCCGTTTGATCCCGGAACTGGCATGAAGATAGGCCCGTAACAGCGGTCGTTCCGATTTTATGACCAGCTTATCAAGTGCCTCGCCGATCAATCGTTCCGGCAGGCAGCCCAAAAGACTTTCGGTCGCACCGGCCACAAACAGGATGTATCCGTTCTCGTCGACTTCAAGCAGCATGTCCGCCCAGCAGAACGCCATGGCAGCCAGTAGGTCCCTGTCGTTTGTTTCTGCTGAATTGCTCATATTGTCTGTCATACGAGAACCATCACAAGCCTGCCCCCCAAAAGCTTCGGATGAGTTCCGAAGTCGTTTTCCCTGTTCTTCTTAAATAGCGATCTTAAGGGGTAATATGAAGGAAAAGGACTTAATAAACAAAAAAAAGCCGGTGGATACCGGGCATTGTGATTACACAGGGCTGGTTTGTGTCACGTGACGCAGACGGGAACCGTATTTCAAACGACAATACTGACATCGCAGTCACTGTCAGGCGGCGTTGTGGCTGCTTTCGGAATGGGGGCGTTTTGCGTGTTTGTTGGCATACATTGCGTCATCTGCCTGCTGCAAAAGCTGTGTGATATCGCTTTTGCCATTATAGACGGTAAAGCCGAAGCTGGCTCGGATCGGAAGGGCTGCTCCCTGCCAAATTAGCGGGAAGCGCGATGTTGCTTTTTCAAGGTCACTTATCCGACGTTCTGCGACTTCGGGAATGCTGCCGACCAGCAGTATGGCAAATTCGTCACCACCAAAGCGGGCGACAAAATCATCAGCGCGTGTATGTGTGCGAAGGTTTTGGCCGAAATGGCGCAGGATGGCATCGCCAGCGGCATGGCCATGGTGATCATTGATCAATTTGAAGCCGTCAAGATCGGCAATGACCAGAATGCCGTTTTCCGGGTGACGGGCGGCACGTGCCATGGTTTCGCGAACACGACGCAGGAAACCGCGACGGTTATAAAGACCGGTCAATTCGTCGGTTTCGACCATTTGTTCAAGCTGTCGGATGCGGTTCTGCTGCTGGTCGAGACGGTTTTGCATGTCGCGTGCAAGGTCAACAAGTGTCGCAAATGCATCCGTGCTTTCGGCTTCAACTGTGGCACGGGTGTTAACATCCGTTCGCGGTTGAAACTCGTCAGCCAGTTTTTTCAGAAGCTCTAGATGCGAGTTGTTCATCTTTGATCTTGTTATCAATGACAATGCAAACTGAAACGCGTAAAACGTTTGACAGTATCCTTTTTAAAGTCCAGTGCGTTACAACATCATTAACGAAGAACGTAAGGTTTTGTGACGGCAGGAAACCGCACGAGCACAGGAGAACGATAATGAAAACCGGAATTGGCGCCGTGTCTGGCAAGTTTGCTGCGATCCTGGCTGCGGGAATGTTGATGTCGGCATGTTCGGCATTTCAGAAAGAAAACATGACCCTGACCGGGGAAATTACCGATAATGGCCGGGAATGCGTCACGTTTCGTGCGGATGACGGAACCCTTTATGCGCTGGCAAACAAGGCAAGCAATTTCCGTCCTGGTGACAAGGTTCGGGTGACCGGCCATGGTGCGTTGATGACGACCTGCACCGAGGCCGAAACCCTGATCGTTGACAAGATTGTATTGCTGGGCGGTGATGCCAAATAGGACGGTTTCCGGTCGCATTCACGCAACGTGAATGCGACTTTATTGATTATGCGTTGCAAAGCAATCCGTGCCGTCAGCCAAAAGCTGGCGGCATTGTTTTTCAGCGCTGGCAATATCAGCAAACCCACCAAGGCGCAGCCGATGAAACGTTCCCTTGGTTCCGAGGTCTGCGGTTGAAAGGTCGCGGGGGTGGGACTGTGCCAGATCGGGATACCGGATCATGAAACTTGCCCAATAGGTTTGGGCACTGATCGTGTCGCGAAACGCACCAAGCTGGATCGCAAATGCGCCGTCGGTTCCGGCGGGGGAGACACTTGTCGCTGTCGATGTTGATGCCTGTGACGCACCGGTTTCCGGAATTAAAGGCGATACTGTCACATGCTGTGTGTTCGCGGATGCAGATGCAGATTTTGGCTGGGCGATGAGTGCTGGCGCAGGTTTTTCCATGATTGTGCGTTTTGCGCCTGCTGCTCGCGATGGCGCGCGTTTGATACCCTGTTTTTCCATTCGATATTGCTCGGCAAGGCTGGGCCGATCTGTGTCTTCAAGTAAAACGGGGTCGGTTCGTATGGTGCCGGGCAGAAGGCTGAAAGGTTGATTGACCGGCGACGGGCTGCTGGTGTGAACGGGTAGATCGGTCGGTATGGCGTCCAGACCGGATTTCATTTCTTTGCTTGCGGGATGTGCTGTCTCGATATTTTGCGCCGTAACCTGACCCGGGCCCATGGTCAGAAAAAGACCGGCGGCAA
The Thalassospira xiamenensis M-5 = DSM 17429 DNA segment above includes these coding regions:
- a CDS encoding sulfurtransferase TusA family protein translates to MIIPIFIRFFMSFTPEDPFDLVLDARGLICPMPVLKAKKALRDVPVGGVLKVLATDPGSVADMKSFCDMTGNRLLSSTQENDVFIYHIENLAAK
- a CDS encoding GNAT family N-acetyltransferase, whose protein sequence is MSASSSPLQWVHCAFDDMTPRLVHDLFQLRQQIFIIEQECLFPDIDGLDPICQHVLGLLDGRVVAAARIVAPGIDPDHSAQGQHPAIGRVVASPDLRGQGIGRKLMLQAIASCEDSFAGKGIFLNAQLYLKNFYEGLGFIQFGEAFYEDGIAHISMLRSA
- a CDS encoding DUF2336 domain-containing protein, giving the protein MKGFLQRVFTKRRETPITYDEAKDMAASPDANVRGVLAQRHDTKPEILYYLASDADSQVRRHIAANQATPVQADVLLTDDKDDSVRGSLAEKIANLSAGLTPNESDKLRRMTYEALDKLARDQAVHVRQVISETLKDIANAPQPIIQQLARDTESVVCGPVLQYSPVLTETDLLEIIEGSTGRGSLSFISRRRNVGEKLADAIAASSDKDAISHLLGNKSAQIREETLDQLIDRAPDYPEWHKPLVERPQLPPTAAGKLARFVAESLISVLERRKDLKKEQLEAVREVVNRRISSGEFDKRDEIQVETRKAKQKEAEKKVAAKADGKDGAAGEEEEESSYEKALALHSKGKLTDKEVAKALAANDVKLARAALAVLAGIPPEAVSKVLNTHSAKGVVSLAWKAGLSAELAVKIQVKLGHVPPGQTLNPRGEAYPLSEEDMKWQLEFFTGMATVGLR
- a CDS encoding sensor domain-containing diguanylate cyclase; this encodes MSDHTDVTSEQVFILDPQTMADAEAPVLVMDKNGTPLFANKNARSFAEGIRDGLFPEINKLVLRAITTPGGVLELLTFEVQEGTATLELTALPMTDDRVLLLPRDVSMDRNLREALIDSRQRYRDIVEVSSAFAWETDDTGKFIFVSPRGALGYKAEQLVGRSPLDFLLDTADQDSEIVFRSQKAVRDVPIWLKRANGNAACLAVSSTPVYTRDGRWTGTRGLAHDITEQRRRESEVATARNRDRLMTYIVRTMRDEIDPTLVLKGAADASARALACAGCAIFRRNEDTDEIEMVACHGPEDIDPIANQALKQLDENEDVFEAEIENYRVLAHHSHYHQRVNGAVIFIFNADHPVPNDGERAIMSEVSDQIGIAIEQAAQHDRIVTLSRTDGLTGLLNRRAFFDELGRRHARLLHDNMPAALMYVDMDNFKLVNDVHGHQTGDEAILALTRILLDNTRPVDLVARLGGDEFVVWLDGADMETAAKRARILLEKSAALSSFSGAKDRPLGISVGIAVRDAASKEPLEQLVLRADQTMYQVKKHGKGSFGIAAPPGSDEPAKIENQETPL
- a CDS encoding EAL domain-containing protein, with product MSNSAETNDRDLLAAMAFCWADMLLEVDENGYILFVAGATESLLGCLPERLIGEALDKLVIKSERPLLRAYLHASSGIKRLEELDLDFQLIEDDGIALGNPVPLSLSGYMISEPIGRYFIAARHRAIRPRARSGIDRLILQNTLSAVSSKTGKNDQQAETAARMASSHSEALVVLENLAALRSQAETDATNELARLIGIGIGNRRSPENHEPDGGYLVDEPMIELERRIVAYASALRADLDDPDCSDAANAPDPFKNLNLATGGSGTSGASTLTNNDLFGRDYDLASGFHRLTQNVRQPIENGERETNLTRAVAYALNRLQHRGDSDVSAERLSASLPHLIQETLKSVRAFREIVQNGSFAVALQPIVHLESLEMHHYEALARFHHGGSALAVDQIIHFAEGTGLITEFDLAMCQKVLDHVTLEPERVTHSVAVNLSGHSLEQQDFLPALEQILDRYDIDPAKIMFEVTETSRIRGLRDVNDGLQRLRARGHLVCLDDFGAGAANFEYLSALDVDIIKFDGGAMRTALAKPKGRAFIKATALLCRDLGIHTIAEMIYDQASFELVRDLGIDYGQGYHLGAPVTLASVNTGSSNTTQTADATGGGK
- a CDS encoding GGDEF domain-containing protein; this encodes MNNSHLELLKKLADEFQPRTDVNTRATVEAESTDAFATLVDLARDMQNRLDQQQNRIRQLEQMVETDELTGLYNRRGFLRRVRETMARAARHPENGILVIADLDGFKLINDHHGHAAGDAILRHFGQNLRTHTRADDFVARFGGDEFAILLVGSIPEVAERRISDLEKATSRFPLIWQGAALPIRASFGFTVYNGKSDITQLLQQADDAMYANKHAKRPHSESSHNAA
- a CDS encoding DUF5818 domain-containing protein, whose amino-acid sequence is MKTGIGAVSGKFAAILAAGMLMSACSAFQKENMTLTGEITDNGRECVTFRADDGTLYALANKASNFRPGDKVRVTGHGALMTTCTEAETLIVDKIVLLGGDAK
- a CDS encoding SPOR domain-containing protein gives rise to the protein MKSGLDAIPTDLPVHTSSPSPVNQPFSLLPGTIRTDPVLLEDTDRPSLAEQYRMEKQGIKRAPSRAAGAKRTIMEKPAPALIAQPKSASASANTQHVTVSPLIPETGASQASTSTATSVSPAGTDGAFAIQLGAFRDTISAQTYWASFMIRYPDLAQSHPRDLSTADLGTKGTFHRLRLGGFADIASAEKQCRQLLADGTDCFATHNQ